The following is a genomic window from Methanoplanus sp. FWC-SCC4.
GCGAAATAAAAACAATTGAAGCGTACGTATCCGGCCAGGTTCAGGGGGTCGGTTTTCGTGCATGCGCAAGGAAGATCGCACTTGGCCTTTCTCTTACCGGTGAAGTGATGAACCTTGATGACGGAAGGGTTTACCTTGTTGCAACAGGTGAGAATGTCATTCTTGAAAAATTCATCTCCTCCCTGTATGAATGCCCGAGAGCATATTTACGGGAAATCTCCTGCAATGAAATTACAAAAAAAGAATTCAGTGATTTTACAATCCTTAGAAATATCTGAGATGAGATAACTGAAATTTCCGGCTGATAAGATAAAAACGATTTTTAATCCGCTTCGATATAACCGGGAAATTTTTAATTAAGAGATAAATTTTTTAGTAACTTATATTAAGAGAGCTGCCTGAAACTATCGAATCATAGTAGAAAGAAACATTCTTTTCAATGATATTCTGATCAATCGAATTCCTGATACCGTTCGTCAGGACTTTTATTATATCATCGTCAAGGTGGCAGCGCTTTGTACCGGATTCATAATGATCTGATGTCAGATATTCTCTTGCAACGGAAAAGACAACCGAATCCACCATTCTTGCCTTCAGTGGATCGATTAAATCCTGGACAAGAGATCTCTTTCCGGTTGAGAGTATCCCGATATCAGTATCAAGATGGGCGCCCACAACAGAAACAGAGCAGTTTCCAAACAGCATGGCATAGCCGAGTGAAAGCATCGAATTTACAGGATCATTGTGAGGCCTCTCTGTTCTCCGCCGAAAACCATGGGCAGGGTTTATACTGCGGGAAATTATCTCATAATACATGTCTGAAGACAGCCTGTGAATGCGCCTTAACTCATCCATTTTTATCAGATATTCTATATCCTCAAGCATTTTGCTAAGCAGTTCGTCCTCGCCCTGATAGTATATGGAACGTCCCATCTCGGCGGATGCCTCTTCAATCATCAGTATACGTGACATAATTGAAGATTTCACTATCTCGCAGGCACTTTTATATCCGGGACTCTTCATCTGCCTGCTTCTTAGTTCCTCATCCGGATAACTCCCGTAAGGACGCATTATTGAAAGCGGGGTGCCGTCTGGATCAAAAAATGATATTGAAGAACCGTTCCTTAAAAGGTGTGTAACTGCTGATGTGTGAAGATTGTGACCTCCAACCACAAGCAGATGATTCACTGATGATAAAGGCAGTTCTTCTTCCACACCCTTCTTACGAATTACAAGAGTAGTGGAAGTTGCTTTTATATGACCTCCAAAACCGGCGATTATATGCCAGGGCACTGATTCTTTCATTTTGACAAACCCTTAAAAGTGAAATCTAATTAATCTATTTTATTTCATTAATCAATACATTAAGCAATCGTTTTGAAGTGCCGGTAAACCACTCGGAACAAAGATATAAATCAATTAATTTCCAGAAAAGAAAAGCGCAGGACTTTTTTTATATACACGCATATAAATTACACAAAATATCAGGTTTGATTTAAATAAAACCCCGGGATAATCCAAAAAACCATAATATTTCAGCCGGCCGGCTCTTTGCAACTGTGTATATTAACAAAAGAATCAAAATGATGGCACATTTTATCCAGCCAGGGCAACGGGATTAAATTTACCCATTTAACAAAGAAAAAAGATATATTTTGGCGTAAATATCCACCGCATCTTTACAAATTCAAGTCATAAAAGCTAAATCAAAACCTTTCCTAATAACTTTCTGATGAACAATAAGTTTTCTGGTGTTCTTATTATTTTACTGGCTGTAATGGCAGTCGCCTTTGCCGGATGTACCGGCAGCCAGCCGGTTGACAACACCGCCGGAGAGACAGCCGGCAGCGAACAGGGAGCAGTTGAAAAAACAACATATATTATTGGAATTGACGGGGAATACCCACCATACGCTTCCATTGACAAAGAAGGAAAAGTAACAGGATTTGATGTTGAATCCGCAAAATGGGTTGCAGAAAATCAGGGATTTGAAGTTGAGTTCCAGCCTCTTGCATGGGACGGAATCATACCTGCACTTCTTGCAGGAAAGATCGACATGGTCTACTCCGGTATGACAATCACTCCGGATCGCCTCGAAAAAGTTAACTTCACAACCCCTTACCTGAAGGTTGACCAGGGTGTGGCATTCCACAACGACTCTGACCTCACACTTGATGATTTCAAGGCAGGAAAGGCAGTTGTAGGTGCACAGAGGGGAACAACAGGTTCAATCTGGGTTGAGAAAAACCTTATTGAGACAGAACTCATCACAGAAGACCAGTTAAAATACTACGACAACTTCCCAAGCGTAATTACAGATCTTCAGAACAAGAGAATTGATGCTGCAATTTACGATGTTCCTTCACTTGCTGCGGCAATCGAAGAGAAACCAATCGAAATCCGCGGTCAGATTGACACAGGAGAAGTCTACGGTGTTGCTATCAGAAAGGATGACACAGAGCTTCTTGAAAAGATGAATGACGGTATAAACAACTTAATGGACGACCCCGCATGGCAGGTTCTTCTTGAGAAGTACAGCCTTGTCGGAGCATCTCCACGCTGATTATACTGATTCTAAGTTACAATCCTGAAGGGCAAATATCAAAACCCTTCAACACTAATTTTAAAATGCAGACTTTATCAAAAAAGTGCATTCCGGTCAGATGAACTTCATTACCGGTACTGAATAAATTTACAGGCTTTAAGCCTGTCAGGGAATAAATATGGACGTATTTTTAATACTTATAGACTGGTTTCCATATCTGCTCTCAGGAATCATGGTTACGCTTGGTCTTGTTGCAGCTGCGCTTATAATCGGAATCCTCCTCGGCCTTCCAATGGCAATCGGGCAGGTTTACGGCAGCAGACCACTTAAAGCAGCAATAGGCATATATGTATGGTTTTTCAGGGGACTGCCCGTTCTTCTGCTTCTTTTCATGTTCTATTTTACCGTATTCCCGCTTTTGAATCTGGATGTCCCTGAGTTTTTTGTCGGCGCAACCGTACTGGGCCTTCGTGGCGCGGCGTATCAGTCACAGATATTCAGAGGAGCAATACAGTCCATCAGCGAAGGGCAGATGACTGCTGCACGTTCTCTTGGAATGAGCAGGATGACAGCAATTAAAACGATTATAATTCCACAGGCAACACGCGTTGCACTGCCGGGCTGGTCCAACGAGTATCCCAACATACTCACCGATTCCGCAGTGTGTTATGCAATAGGAGTTGCCGAACTTCTAACAAGAACATCCCAGATTGTTGCTCAGACCTATATTACAATGCCAATCTACCTTGCATGTGCAGGAATTTTCATTCTTCTCAACTATGCCGGAATGATTGTAATAAGAAAACTTGAAGAGAGAGTTGCAATACCGGGCTTTAGCGGAAACAGTGGAATGGTGTAAAAAAATGGCAGATGACGATTATACATTAAAACCTGAAGATCTTCAGAAAACAAACAGCGAATACATATTAAGAGTTGAAGATATTCATAAAACCTATAACGACTCGGAAGTCTTAAAAGGCGTCTCCTTTAACGTCAAAAAGGGTGACACGATAGTTTTCATAGGTCCTTCGGGAACCGGTAAGAGTACACTTTTAAGATGCATCAACCAGCTTACACTGCCGGAGAAAGGCAGAGTATGGCTCAGGGATGAGGAAGTCACCAACTCAGGCAGCAGAATAAATTATTTCAGACAGAAAATCGGAATGGTCTTTCAGAATTTCTATCTGTTTGATCACCTGACGGCTGTCAGAAATGTTGAGATAGCGCTCATAAAAGTAAAGGGAATGGACCCAAAAGCAGCAAGGGAAAAAGCACTTTACGAACTCCGCCAGGTAGGAATGGAGGAGTGGGCGGATCACTATCCGGCTGAACTTTCAGGAGGACAGGCCCAGCGTGTTTCAATCGCCCGTGCACTTGCAATGGAGCCTGATGTTATTCTCTTTGACGAACCAACATCAGCACTTGACCCCGAACTTACAAGAGAAGTTCTTGAGGTCATGAAGAAGCTTGCACAGGAAGGGATGACAATGCTTGTCGTAACACATGAAATGGGATTTGCAAAATCGGTTGCAAACGAGATAATTTTCATGGAAGGCGGAAAAATTCTTGAAACAGGAACACCTGATGAAATACTCAATAACCCGACATATGAAAGGACAAGAAGTTTCATCGGGCAGTTTGGTGGACTTACAGGAGACTAAAGACAAATGGACTCTGATTTCCTCTTCAATATACTGCTCCCCGCATTACTAAACGGTCTGATAATAACCCTGCAGCTGATACTGCTTGCAGCACCTTTCGGACTGACTTTCGGGATACTGATAGCAGTTGGAAGAGTGTACGGCGGGAAGAGCATAAACCTTCTTTGCAGGCTTTTTGTCGGTTTTGTAAAGGGATGTCCCCTGATTCTTCTCTTGTTCATTCTGTACTTCGGCCTGCCGTCAGTTGGGATATATCTCTCAGCGTTTATGGCTTCCATAATAGGTTTCATCTGCTGTAACAGTGCATACAACTCAGAATACATAAGAGGAGCGATACTCTCTGTAAAGGAAGGTCAGCTTGTTGCCGCAAGCGCTCTTGGCATGACAAAAAGGCAGGCAATAATTCATATTGTTCTTCCCCAGGCACTAAGACGTGCAATACCGGGTCTTTCAAACGAGTTCATATATCTAATCAAGTATTCGTCACTTGCATACATGATCACATTAATAGAGCTTACAGGTGCAGGGAAACTTGTATTCTCAAAATACTTTGAGCCTGACGTATTTCTGATGATTGGTGTAATATATCTGGCACTTGTCACAATCACAACATTTTGTGCCAGCATGCTTGAGAAAAAATATGCAGTGCCCGGAACTGCCCAGCGCTGAAAACATAAATTTAAAAAAAATATTTTTTCAAAAAAATTTACATAAATATTCTGAGACATTTCTGATTTTATTTTGTTATCCTTTCATTTTTTTACCGGAGTGGTGTTCAACCAATTTCCGGACTTTTGGAGAAATTTAAAAAATTATATTTTTGATTACTCTTTCTGCCGGGCAATCAGAGAAACTCCAAAGATGCCGGCAATCACCATGAGAGGCACAGCAATCTTTGGAAACTCAGGAACCGGTTCGGGCATCGGCTTAGGTGTTGCTTCAATTTCTCTTATCACAAGACTGAGAGCTTCTCCTGCGGAAACCCTGACAAAATCTGTTCCATCGGGGACACCACTGCACTGACCGTTGCCATCATCTCCCCACGCAAAAACAGAACCATCAGAACTTAACGCAAGGCTGTGAAAACCCCCTGCAGAAATATCCCTAAAGCCGATACCAACAGGGGCATCACTGCACTGACCGTTGCCATCATCCCCCCACGCAAAAACAGAGCCATCAGAACTTAAAGCAAGACTGTGACCTGAACCTGCGGAAACGGCCGTAAATCCATTACCCACAGGAGCGTCACTGCACTGACCCCAACTGTCATCTCCCCACGCAAAAACAGAACCATCAGAACTTAACGCAAGGCTGTGATAATATCCTGCAGAGACATTCGTAAATCCGATACCAACAGGAGCATCACTGCACTGACCGTTGCCATCATCCCCCCACGCAAAAACAGAACCATCAGAACTTAAAGCAAGGCTGTGAAAACCTCCTGCAGAAACATCCCTAAAGCCGATACCAACAGGGGCATCACTGCACTGACCGTTGCCATCATCCCCCCACGCAAAAACAGAACCATTGGAACTTAACGCAAGGCTGTGAAAAAATCCTGCAGAAACATCCGTAAAGCCGATACCAACAGGGGTATCACTGCACTGTTTCCAGTCATCATCTCCCCACGCAAAAACAGAACCATCAGAATTTAGCGCAAGGCTGTGAAAAACTCCTGCAGAAATATCCGTAAATCCGATACCAACAGGGGCATCACTGCACTGGTCCCTGCCATCATCTCCAAAGACCACAATCTCTCCTGATTCTGCCGATACCGGTATTATCAGAAAAATAAAGAACAGGACTAAAGATAACACTATCCTGATTGCAGTTTTACTGAAATCTGTTGATTTTCTCATAAAATACCCCCCTGAAATAATCACAGTTTTGACTTCCAGATATCCTGCATAATAGTAAGAGTTTGCATGGCAAAATTTTAAAAACCCGATTTTAAAGCAATCGTAAAATAAAAATCTGAAATGTAATAAAACCGGAATAATCCCGAATCTCATAAATATAGAGAATTTAAGAGAAAATAACAAAAATCAAAAAAAGGGTAAATAATTATTTTCAGAATACCTTACTCAAGTTTGTATTCTGCAATAAGCTCATTCCAGTACGGGTCAGCCATTAATTTGTCAAGACCTTCGTTCATTGTGTTTAAGAGCTCAGTGTCAGTCTTGCGGATTGCAATACCGTATTCCTCATCGGTGTCGATAGTGCCGAGCTTGACTACGTCTTTGCCTTTGATAGAATCAATAAGGACAGGTGTGTCATACATTACAGCATCTACACGGCCGTTCTCAAGTTCAGTTACTGCAAGCGGGAAGTTCTCGTAGAGTTTTAAATTGTCCTCGGGAAGTTTGCCTGTCTCAACAAGGTTTCTTGAGATCCAGTCGTGTGCAGTACATCCTCTCTGTACACCGAATACAACCTTTCCTTCAGTTACATCGTCCATTGTGACTGAGGAGCCATTCTTAACAGCTACTGCCTGGTTTACAACCCAGTAAGGCTTTGAGAAGTTGACTTTGTCAAGGCGCTCGGGTGTGATTGTCATTCCGGAGTAAACCATGTCAATCTTTCCTGCCTCAAGTGCAGGGATAATACCGTCCCATGCCATCGGCTGGATTTTAACATTGAATCCCATCTCGTTTGCGATCCACTTCACTGACTCAACATCAAAGCCCTGTGCATTTCCGTCCTTGTCAATAAATGAATAAGGCGGATATTCCCCGTCAATACCAACAATGTATGTGACTTTTTCTTCCTTCACATCAGTGCCGTTGTCTTTTACAGCAGGCTGATCAGTACCTGTACAGCCTGCAAAAGCGACTGCCATTACAGCCATAACCAAAAGAACTGCAGCCAGAATTTTACTGTCCATATTGAGAATTTTGTGTTTAGTTAATATATAGAACTTCTGAAAATAAACCGCAATCATATTTTTTTAAAAATACAGGGATATCTGTCACAATCCTGAAAATTTAAAAAATCACGGCTTTAATTTACGCCGCATAAGATCAATCAAAATATTCATGATATGCTATAGCATAACATAGTAAGAGCACATGTTCTGGAACAAAGAGATAGAAACACTAAAGGGAAAATCACTTGACGAGCTTCAGGGAAAACGTCTCCGCTGGACAGTAAAACAGGCGGAAAATGTACCTTTTTTTAAGAAAGCGCTAAAAGAAGCAGGTGTTTATGCAGACGATATCAAAACAAGGGAAGATATAACCAAAATACCATTCACAAAAAAAACAGATCTTCAGGCAGGTTATCCCTTCGGGTTTTTTGCAGTCCCGAAAAAAGAAATAGTAAGAATACACACAACATCCGGAACAACCGGTAAACCAACAGTAGTCGGATATACGAGAAACGACCTTGAAAACTGGTCGGAATTAATCGCCCGAAATATGACGATGATAGGACTTGACGAGAATGACACCTTCCAGAACGCTGTCAACTACGGTCTTTTCACAGGCGGACTCGGATTCCATTACGGCGCGGAAAAAATAGGGATGACGGTCATACCAAGCGGAACAGGCAACACAAAACGCCAGATCGAAATGATAGACGATTTCGGCGTTACCGCAATGCACTGCACCCCGAGCTACGCAATGCACCTTGCAGAAGTTGCAGAGAGCATGGGAACAACTCTTGACACACTCAAAACAGGTATTTTCGGAGCAGAACCCTGGTCTGAAAATATGAGACACTCACTTGAAAACAAGCTGGGAGTAAAAGCCTATGACTCATACGGCATGAGCGAGATGTACGGCCCCGGCGCTGCTTTTGAATGCCAGGAAAGAGACGGACTACACTTCTGGCATGACTCCTATCTTATTGAAATTATCGACCCTGAAACAGGAGAACAGCTCGCACCCGGAGAAAAGGGTGAGCTTGTCGTAACTCCGCTTGTAAAAGAGGCAATACCGCTTTTAAGATACCGCACCGGCGACATTACAATGATACTTGAAGACGATTGCCCGTGCGGAAGAGGCCCACGTATTGCAAGGCTAACCGGCAGAAGCGACGATATGCTTGTCATACGCGGAATAAACGTATTCCCTTCACAGATAGAGCATGTCCTCCATTCTATCCCCGAAGTGGGAGAACAGTTCATGGTATATGTTGACAGGGTAAACTACCTTGACGAGATGACAATCGAGGTTGAAGTCAAAAACGAGTTCTTCAGGGGAGAAATTTCAGACCTTGAAAAAATCC
Proteins encoded in this region:
- a CDS encoding acylphosphatase, giving the protein MLIYFLKVMFSDAANDNNIQEIQEKGEIKTIEAYVSGQVQGVGFRACARKIALGLSLTGEVMNLDDGRVYLVATGENVILEKFISSLYECPRAYLREISCNEITKKEFSDFTILRNI
- the cas1 gene encoding CRISPR-associated endonuclease Cas1, whose amino-acid sequence is MKESVPWHIIAGFGGHIKATSTTLVIRKKGVEEELPLSSVNHLLVVGGHNLHTSAVTHLLRNGSSISFFDPDGTPLSIMRPYGSYPDEELRSRQMKSPGYKSACEIVKSSIMSRILMIEEASAEMGRSIYYQGEDELLSKMLEDIEYLIKMDELRRIHRLSSDMYYEIISRSINPAHGFRRRTERPHNDPVNSMLSLGYAMLFGNCSVSVVGAHLDTDIGILSTGKRSLVQDLIDPLKARMVDSVVFSVAREYLTSDHYESGTKRCHLDDDIIKVLTNGIRNSIDQNIIEKNVSFYYDSIVSGSSLNISY
- a CDS encoding ABC transporter substrate-binding protein — encoded protein: MNNKFSGVLIILLAVMAVAFAGCTGSQPVDNTAGETAGSEQGAVEKTTYIIGIDGEYPPYASIDKEGKVTGFDVESAKWVAENQGFEVEFQPLAWDGIIPALLAGKIDMVYSGMTITPDRLEKVNFTTPYLKVDQGVAFHNDSDLTLDDFKAGKAVVGAQRGTTGSIWVEKNLIETELITEDQLKYYDNFPSVITDLQNKRIDAAIYDVPSLAAAIEEKPIEIRGQIDTGEVYGVAIRKDDTELLEKMNDGINNLMDDPAWQVLLEKYSLVGASPR
- a CDS encoding amino acid ABC transporter permease, with the translated sequence MDVFLILIDWFPYLLSGIMVTLGLVAAALIIGILLGLPMAIGQVYGSRPLKAAIGIYVWFFRGLPVLLLLFMFYFTVFPLLNLDVPEFFVGATVLGLRGAAYQSQIFRGAIQSISEGQMTAARSLGMSRMTAIKTIIIPQATRVALPGWSNEYPNILTDSAVCYAIGVAELLTRTSQIVAQTYITMPIYLACAGIFILLNYAGMIVIRKLEERVAIPGFSGNSGMV
- a CDS encoding amino acid ABC transporter ATP-binding protein: MADDDYTLKPEDLQKTNSEYILRVEDIHKTYNDSEVLKGVSFNVKKGDTIVFIGPSGTGKSTLLRCINQLTLPEKGRVWLRDEEVTNSGSRINYFRQKIGMVFQNFYLFDHLTAVRNVEIALIKVKGMDPKAAREKALYELRQVGMEEWADHYPAELSGGQAQRVSIARALAMEPDVILFDEPTSALDPELTREVLEVMKKLAQEGMTMLVVTHEMGFAKSVANEIIFMEGGKILETGTPDEILNNPTYERTRSFIGQFGGLTGD
- a CDS encoding amino acid ABC transporter permease, which encodes MDSDFLFNILLPALLNGLIITLQLILLAAPFGLTFGILIAVGRVYGGKSINLLCRLFVGFVKGCPLILLLFILYFGLPSVGIYLSAFMASIIGFICCNSAYNSEYIRGAILSVKEGQLVAASALGMTKRQAIIHIVLPQALRRAIPGLSNEFIYLIKYSSLAYMITLIELTGAGKLVFSKYFEPDVFLMIGVIYLALVTITTFCASMLEKKYAVPGTAQR
- a CDS encoding RCC1 domain-containing protein, with the protein product MRKSTDFSKTAIRIVLSLVLFFIFLIIPVSAESGEIVVFGDDGRDQCSDAPVGIGFTDISAGVFHSLALNSDGSVFAWGDDDWKQCSDTPVGIGFTDVSAGFFHSLALSSNGSVFAWGDDGNGQCSDAPVGIGFRDVSAGGFHSLALSSDGSVFAWGDDGNGQCSDAPVGIGFTNVSAGYYHSLALSSDGSVFAWGDDSWGQCSDAPVGNGFTAVSAGSGHSLALSSDGSVFAWGDDGNGQCSDAPVGIGFRDISAGGFHSLALSSDGSVFAWGDDGNGQCSGVPDGTDFVRVSAGEALSLVIREIEATPKPMPEPVPEFPKIAVPLMVIAGIFGVSLIARQKE
- a CDS encoding ABC transporter substrate-binding protein, which translates into the protein MDSKILAAVLLVMAVMAVAFAGCTGTDQPAVKDNGTDVKEEKVTYIVGIDGEYPPYSFIDKDGNAQGFDVESVKWIANEMGFNVKIQPMAWDGIIPALEAGKIDMVYSGMTITPERLDKVNFSKPYWVVNQAVAVKNGSSVTMDDVTEGKVVFGVQRGCTAHDWISRNLVETGKLPEDNLKLYENFPLAVTELENGRVDAVMYDTPVLIDSIKGKDVVKLGTIDTDEEYGIAIRKTDTELLNTMNEGLDKLMADPYWNELIAEYKLE
- a CDS encoding phenylacetate--CoA ligase family protein codes for the protein MFWNKEIETLKGKSLDELQGKRLRWTVKQAENVPFFKKALKEAGVYADDIKTREDITKIPFTKKTDLQAGYPFGFFAVPKKEIVRIHTTSGTTGKPTVVGYTRNDLENWSELIARNMTMIGLDENDTFQNAVNYGLFTGGLGFHYGAEKIGMTVIPSGTGNTKRQIEMIDDFGVTAMHCTPSYAMHLAEVAESMGTTLDTLKTGIFGAEPWSENMRHSLENKLGVKAYDSYGMSEMYGPGAAFECQERDGLHFWHDSYLIEIIDPETGEQLAPGEKGELVVTPLVKEAIPLLRYRTGDITMILEDDCPCGRGPRIARLTGRSDDMLVIRGINVFPSQIEHVLHSIPEVGEQFMVYVDRVNYLDEMTIEVEVKNEFFRGEISDLEKIQKKIIHSLKEILNLRTKVIPVEPESLPRFEGKAKRVIDRRGDDF